A genome region from Panicum virgatum strain AP13 chromosome 4K, P.virgatum_v5, whole genome shotgun sequence includes the following:
- the LOC120703547 gene encoding uncharacterized protein LOC120703547 isoform X3 translates to MSPTGSGYGTPPPTPTHHGSPPAATAEIQWTRPPRTPPRRGALAAPPLRHKPRRARWRSVPGGSSVLPLALRPPRSGRLRPPSCSMALRARSTAHRADDQESCRRSTVDRPDRCFHLNRWLLADPRRHLEADPTATLQYPTLKELSIIDRLKFMAFVLGCHQIAHPRLGFLLYSKQGTWHCISYHAEALARGIVLVGAELLMRRSSHLFCHCTNEHFPTYSVWLSDKGIRNCTFVLTKDSLSRHSEVLAGLQVV, encoded by the exons ATGTCCCCCACCGGATCGGGTTACGGGACGCCTCCCCCGACCCCGACGCAccacggctcgccgccggccgccaccgccgag ATCCAGTGGACACGCCCGCCACGGACACCCCCGAGACGCGGGGCTCTCGCTGCCCCGCCGCTGCGCCACAAACCCAGACGCGCGAGGTGGAGATCCGTGCCAGGAGGCTCCTCCGTCCTCCCCCTCGCTCTCCGTCCTCCAAGATCCGGgcgcctccggcctccctcgTGCTCCATGGCTCTCCGTGCGAGGTCCACGGCCCACCGGGCCGACGACCAAGAATCGTGCCGTCGATCGACCGTCGATCGTCCGGACCGCTGCTTCCACCTCAATCGTTGGCTTCTG GCAGATCCTCGTAGACATCTAGAAGCAGATCCTACTGCTACACTGCAGTACCCAACGTTGAAGGAACTGAGCATCATCGACAGGCTTAAGTTCATGGCATTTGTCCTCGGCTGTCACCAGATTGCCCACCCGCGCTTAGGATTTCTGCTCTACTCCAAG CAAGGAACATGGCATTGCA TCTCATATCATGCTGAGGCACTAGCAAGGGGAATTGTTCTTGTCGGTGCCGAACTGCTGATGAGGAGATCCTCGCACCTGTTCTGCCACTGCACCAATGAGCACTTCCCTACATATTCCGTGTGGCTATCCGACAAGGGGATCCGCAACTGCACTTTTGTGCTGACCAAAG ATTCTTTGTCACGGCATTCAGAAGTGTTGGCGGGCCTGCAG GTAGTCTAA
- the LOC120703547 gene encoding uncharacterized protein LOC120703547 isoform X1: protein MSPTGSGYGTPPPTPTHHGSPPAATAEIQWTRPPRTPPRRGALAAPPLRHKPRRARWRSVPGGSSVLPLALRPPRSGRLRPPSCSMALRARSTAHRADDQESCRRSTVDRPDRCFHLNRWLLADPRRHLEADPTATLQYPTLKELSIIDRLKFMAFVLGCHQIAHPRLGFLLYSKQGTWHCISYHAEALARGIVLVGAELLMRRSSHLFCHCTNEHFPTYSVWLSDKGIRNCTFVLTKDSLSRHSEVLAGLQVSSKCINAVCSVYCVAL from the exons ATGTCCCCCACCGGATCGGGTTACGGGACGCCTCCCCCGACCCCGACGCAccacggctcgccgccggccgccaccgccgag ATCCAGTGGACACGCCCGCCACGGACACCCCCGAGACGCGGGGCTCTCGCTGCCCCGCCGCTGCGCCACAAACCCAGACGCGCGAGGTGGAGATCCGTGCCAGGAGGCTCCTCCGTCCTCCCCCTCGCTCTCCGTCCTCCAAGATCCGGgcgcctccggcctccctcgTGCTCCATGGCTCTCCGTGCGAGGTCCACGGCCCACCGGGCCGACGACCAAGAATCGTGCCGTCGATCGACCGTCGATCGTCCGGACCGCTGCTTCCACCTCAATCGTTGGCTTCTG GCAGATCCTCGTAGACATCTAGAAGCAGATCCTACTGCTACACTGCAGTACCCAACGTTGAAGGAACTGAGCATCATCGACAGGCTTAAGTTCATGGCATTTGTCCTCGGCTGTCACCAGATTGCCCACCCGCGCTTAGGATTTCTGCTCTACTCCAAG CAAGGAACATGGCATTGCA TCTCATATCATGCTGAGGCACTAGCAAGGGGAATTGTTCTTGTCGGTGCCGAACTGCTGATGAGGAGATCCTCGCACCTGTTCTGCCACTGCACCAATGAGCACTTCCCTACATATTCCGTGTGGCTATCCGACAAGGGGATCCGCAACTGCACTTTTGTGCTGACCAAAG ATTCTTTGTCACGGCATTCAGAAGTGTTGGCGGGCCTGCAGGTGAGTAGTAAATGCATTAATGCTGTTTGCAGTGTGTACTGTGTAGCACTGTAG
- the LOC120703547 gene encoding uncharacterized protein LOC120703547 isoform X2, with product MSPTGSGYGTPPPTPTHHGSPPAATAEIQWTRPPRTPPRRGALAAPPLRHKPRRARWRSVPGGSSVLPLALRPPRSGRLRPPSCSMALRARSTAHRADDQESCRRSTVDRPDRCFHLNRWLLADPRRHLEADPTATLQYPTLKELSIIDRLKFMAFVLGCHQIAHPRLGFLLYSKQGTWHCISYHAEALARGIVLVGAELLMRRSSHLFCHCTNEHFPTYSVWLSDKGIRNCTFVLTKGSLMDTYGNINKLCAGSCS from the exons ATGTCCCCCACCGGATCGGGTTACGGGACGCCTCCCCCGACCCCGACGCAccacggctcgccgccggccgccaccgccgag ATCCAGTGGACACGCCCGCCACGGACACCCCCGAGACGCGGGGCTCTCGCTGCCCCGCCGCTGCGCCACAAACCCAGACGCGCGAGGTGGAGATCCGTGCCAGGAGGCTCCTCCGTCCTCCCCCTCGCTCTCCGTCCTCCAAGATCCGGgcgcctccggcctccctcgTGCTCCATGGCTCTCCGTGCGAGGTCCACGGCCCACCGGGCCGACGACCAAGAATCGTGCCGTCGATCGACCGTCGATCGTCCGGACCGCTGCTTCCACCTCAATCGTTGGCTTCTG GCAGATCCTCGTAGACATCTAGAAGCAGATCCTACTGCTACACTGCAGTACCCAACGTTGAAGGAACTGAGCATCATCGACAGGCTTAAGTTCATGGCATTTGTCCTCGGCTGTCACCAGATTGCCCACCCGCGCTTAGGATTTCTGCTCTACTCCAAG CAAGGAACATGGCATTGCA TCTCATATCATGCTGAGGCACTAGCAAGGGGAATTGTTCTTGTCGGTGCCGAACTGCTGATGAGGAGATCCTCGCACCTGTTCTGCCACTGCACCAATGAGCACTTCCCTACATATTCCGTGTGGCTATCCGACAAGGGGATCCGCAACTGCACTTTTGTGCTGACCAAAG GTAGTCTAATGGATACGTATGGAAACATCAATAAGCTTTGTGCAGGATCATGTTCTTGA
- the LOC120703549 gene encoding UPF0481 protein At3g47200-like: protein MVVEEARGRAESADIEEIANGMATDLSYLQLSYQDIEDNDNSCQIYRVHQLVRQVDSFAFEPFVLSIGPYHHGSATLQFMQRNKWYCLDYILKMNCTKTLHDYLLAIGDIENQARACYSSGIELDSKSFRRMLLLDGCFILVYLNGMSGVKRITKVVPASSLKPDDRTVTGLTRQEENRSLDNTAPRRVDTTHKILGSVDVSQGSGKSTQLQEESFVQWYDTFLVVDLFLFENQIPFFVVKKIFEVLVGSGMDSVLSENVANYIEENLRYFTKAFGQYNKPKEFCHLLQLCHMHFKPSTPLEEGHHARPQFGGYFVNMVCRLFSIDRRDEQDEHNPWHNQQSNSLQAGQLIRWRRATQYHEAGIVFKRKEFDEQNAHSMLDITFNDGVLEIPCLPMDDRTGALFRNMIAFEQSCPQYGNCITAYVIFMSQLSSRPDDVTLLSRRGIIVHHLHSDKVVSAQFTRLTKGVVFDFTGDFYLKPICCRMEMYCQSRLHRWIAWLRHNHLRNPWLSLTLLAGLLVLFCTIAQTVLTVLSFRRQL, encoded by the coding sequence ATGGTGGTGGAGGAAGCCAGAGGCAGGGCTGAATCTGCGGACATTGAAGAAATTGCAAATGGTATGGCAACAGACCTAAGTTATCTTCAATTATCTTATCAGGACATTGAGGACAATGACAATTCATGCCAGATTTACCGAGTCCATCAGCTTGTTCGCCAAGTTGATAGTTTTGCCTTTGAACCATTTGTTTTGTCCATTGGCCCATATCACCATGGATCTGCCACCTTACAATTTATGCAGAGGAACAAATGGTATTGCTTGGATTATATTCTTAAAATGAACTGTACCAAGACGTTGCACGACTATCTACTTGCTATTGGTGATATAGAGAatcaagcaagagcatgttACTCTAGTGGAATTGAATTGGATAGCAAAAGCTTCAGGCGGATGCTCTTGCTTGATGGATGCTTTATATTGGTTTATCTTAATGGTATGAGTGGAGTTAAACGGATAACTAAGGTGGTGCCTGCAAGTAGTCTGAAACCAGATGACAGAACTGTAACAGGACTTACACGGCAAGAAGAAAATAGATCCTTAGATAACACTGCACCGAGGAGGGTAGATACAACACACAAGATCTTAGGATCAGTTGACGTCAGCCAAGGTAGTGGAAAATCTACTCAGTTGCAAGAAGAATCCTTTGTGCAGTGGTATGATACTTTTTTAGTGGTAGATTTATTCCTCTTTGAAAATCAAATTCCCTTTTTCGTTGTTAAGAAGATATTTGAAGTCCTTGTGGGTTCAGGCATGGATAGTGTACTTTCAGAAAACGTTGCTAATTACATAGAGGAAAATCTGCGTTATTTTACAAAGGCATTTGGTCAATACAACAAGCCCAAAGAGTTTTGCCATCTTCTCCAATTGTGTCACATGCATTTTAAACCGAGCACGCCACTAGAGGAAGGGCATCATGCAAGACCTCAGTTTGGTGGATATTTTGTCAATATGGTTTGCAGGTTGTTCAGCATTGATCGTAGGGATGAACAAGATGAGCATAACCCATGGCATAATCAGCAATCCAACTCATTGCAAGCAGGCCAGCTCATTCGTTGGCGTCGGGCAACACAATACCATGAAGCAGGAATTGTTTTCAAGAGAAAGGAGTTCGATGAGCAGAATGCTCACTCAATGTTGGACATTACGTTTAACGATGGTGTACTTGAAATTCCGTGCTTACCTATGGATGATAGAACTGGTGCTCTTTTCAGGAATATGATTGCATTTGAGCAGAGTTGCCCTCAATATGGGAATTGTATTACTGCTTATGTCATTTTCATGTCTCAGCTAAGCAGCAGGCCTGACGATGTTACTCTTCTTTCACGACGTGGAATCATAGTGCACCATCTTCATAGTGATAAGGTGGTCTCAGCACAGTTTACTAGGTTAACTAAAGGTGTGGTGTTCGATTTCACAGGCGATTTCTACCTAAAACCAATATGTTGCAGGATGGAAATGTATTGCCAGAGTCGCCTTCACAGGTGGATAGCATGGTTGAGGCATAACCACCTGAGAAATCCATGGTTGAGCTTAACACTGCTTGCTGGATTACTTGTTCTATTTTGCACGATTGCACAGACAGTGCTAACTGTGCTTTCTTTTAGGCGACAACTATAA